One genomic window of Nicotiana sylvestris chromosome 10, ASM39365v2, whole genome shotgun sequence includes the following:
- the LOC104224391 gene encoding ruBisCO large subunit-binding protein subunit beta, chloroplastic isoform X1, translated as MSCSLNHLPAITLKNGSVHRISKRVSGSMLNTRAMAKELYFNHDGSTTKKLLAGVDLVAELVGVTMGPKGRNVVLGNKYGPPKIVNDGETVLKEIQLEDPLENVGVKLVREAGAKTNNLAGDGCTTSIVLARGLIAEGVKVTAMGANVVQVSRGIEKTAKALVSELKLMSREVEDHELKDVAAVSAGNDYAIGNMISEALKQVGKKGVVTIEKGNNTETSLEVVEGMQFDRGYLSPYFVTDRRKRIVELHNCKLLLVDKKITNPKELVKILENAVKEKYPVLIVAEGIEQDALAPVIRNKLRGVLKVAAIKAPSFGERKSHCLDDIAILTGGTVIRDDMGLTLENAHKDLLGTASKVVITKDSTLIVTDGNTQAAVMRRVTQIQKLVENTEENFQKKILNERIARLSGGIAIIQVGAQTQVELKDKQLRIEDALNAARAATEEGVVVGGGCCLLRLSIKVDAIKEMLDNDDQKIGADIVKRALSYPAKQIAKNAGVNGNIAVEKILSVDNMKYGYNVARDRYEDLMAAKILDPAKVVRCCLEHAAAVAKTFLISDAVVIDIPEPVSRHMRRPPMPTSGSRLTDLTGGGARIFTKGSQNIKNSTQRIQGNSTI; from the exons atgagttgttctttgaatcatttaCCTGCAATTACTTTGAAAAATGGTtcagtacacagaatttctaaaaggGTGTCTGGTTCTATGTTGAACACAAGAGCTATGGCTAAAGAATTGTACTTTAACCATGATGGTTCTACAACAAAGAAACTTCTG GCAGGTGTGGATTTGGTAGCAGAGTTGGTTGGAGTGACAATGGGTCCAAAAGGAAGGAATGTAGTGCTTGGAAATAAGTATGGTCCTCCCAAGATTGTTAATGATGGTGAAACTGTTCTTAAAGAG ATTCAGCTGGAGGATCCTTTGGAAAATGTTGGAGTAAAATTGGTTAGGGAAGCCGGTGCCAAGACCAATAACCTTGCTGGCGATGGTTGCACAACATCTATAGTGCTTGCTCGGGGTCTGATTGCTGAAGGTGTCAAG GTTACTGCAATGGGAGCAAATGTTGTCCAAGTGTCTCGTGGAATTGAGAAAACTGCTAAAGCCCTCGTTTCTGAGCTCAAGTTGATGTCTAGAGAG GTTGAGGATCACGAGCTGAAAGATGTTGCTGCTGTTAGTGCTGGCAATGATTATGCCATTGGAAACATGATTTCGGAAGCTCTTAAGCAGGTTGGAAAAAAAGGTGTTGTCACAATTGAGAAAGGGAACAATACTGAAACCAGTCTAGAAGTCGTAGAAGGAATGCAGTTTGATCGTGGTTATTTGTCACCTTATTTTGTAACTGATCGACGAAAGAGGATTGTGGAGCTTCACAATTGTAAG TTGCTTTTGGTTGATAAAAAAATTACAAACCCGAAGGAGTTGGTAAAAATTTTGGAAAATGCAGTAAAGGAGAAATACCCGGTTTTGATAGTTGCAGAGGGCATTGAGCAGGATGCTTTGGCTCCAGTAATTAGGAACAAACTCAGGGGTGTCCTAAAGGTAGCTGCTATAAAAGCTCCATCTTTTGGGGAGCGCAAAAGCCATTGCTTAGATGACATCGCTATCTTGACTGGAG GAACTGTGATCAGAGACGACATGGGATTGACTCTTGAAAATGCCCATAAGGACTTGCTAGGAACTGCTTCAAAGGTGGTGATTACTAAGGACTCCACATTGATCGTTACTGATGGAAATACTCAAGCGGCTGTTATGAGGAGGGTTACTCAGATACAAAAGCTTGTTGAG AACACAGAAGAAAATTTCCAAAAGAAAATCTTGAATGAAAGAATTGCAAGATTATCTGGTGGTATTGCCATCATTCAG GTGGGAGCACAAACACAGGTTGAGTTGAAAGACAAACAACTAAGGATTGAGGATGCTCTCAATGCAGCAAGG GCAGCTACTGAGGAAGGAGTAGTAGTGGGTGGTGGCTGTTGTCTTCTGAGACTATCGATAAAGGTGGATGCTATCAAAGAAATGCTAGACAATGACGATCAGAAG ATAGGGGCTGATATTGTTAAAAGAGCACTATCATATCCTGCAAAACAGATAGCAAAGAATGCTGGTGTAAATGGGAACATAGCTGTAGAGAAG ATTTTGTCAGTCGATAACATGAAATATGGATATAATGTTGCAAGAGATAGATATGAAGATTTGATGGCTGCCAAAATTTTGGATCCTGCAAAG GTTGTTAGATGTTGCCTAGAGCATGCAGCAGCAGTTGCGAAGACTTTCCTAATATCTGATGCTGTTGTTATTGACATCCCCGAACCAGTATCCCGACACATGAGAAGACCACCAATGCCAACTTCAG GTTCAAGGCTCACTGATCTCACTGGTGGTGGAGCCAGAATATTCACTAAGGGAagtcaaaatataaagaatagCACACAAAGAATACAAGGGAATTCAACAATATAG
- the LOC104224391 gene encoding chaperonin 60 subunit beta 4, chloroplastic isoform X2 produces the protein MGPKGRNVVLGNKYGPPKIVNDGETVLKEIQLEDPLENVGVKLVREAGAKTNNLAGDGCTTSIVLARGLIAEGVKVTAMGANVVQVSRGIEKTAKALVSELKLMSREVEDHELKDVAAVSAGNDYAIGNMISEALKQVGKKGVVTIEKGNNTETSLEVVEGMQFDRGYLSPYFVTDRRKRIVELHNCKLLLVDKKITNPKELVKILENAVKEKYPVLIVAEGIEQDALAPVIRNKLRGVLKVAAIKAPSFGERKSHCLDDIAILTGGTVIRDDMGLTLENAHKDLLGTASKVVITKDSTLIVTDGNTQAAVMRRVTQIQKLVENTEENFQKKILNERIARLSGGIAIIQVGAQTQVELKDKQLRIEDALNAARAATEEGVVVGGGCCLLRLSIKVDAIKEMLDNDDQKIGADIVKRALSYPAKQIAKNAGVNGNIAVEKILSVDNMKYGYNVARDRYEDLMAAKILDPAKVVRCCLEHAAAVAKTFLISDAVVIDIPEPVSRHMRRPPMPTSGSRLTDLTGGGARIFTKGSQNIKNSTQRIQGNSTI, from the exons ATGGGTCCAAAAGGAAGGAATGTAGTGCTTGGAAATAAGTATGGTCCTCCCAAGATTGTTAATGATGGTGAAACTGTTCTTAAAGAG ATTCAGCTGGAGGATCCTTTGGAAAATGTTGGAGTAAAATTGGTTAGGGAAGCCGGTGCCAAGACCAATAACCTTGCTGGCGATGGTTGCACAACATCTATAGTGCTTGCTCGGGGTCTGATTGCTGAAGGTGTCAAG GTTACTGCAATGGGAGCAAATGTTGTCCAAGTGTCTCGTGGAATTGAGAAAACTGCTAAAGCCCTCGTTTCTGAGCTCAAGTTGATGTCTAGAGAG GTTGAGGATCACGAGCTGAAAGATGTTGCTGCTGTTAGTGCTGGCAATGATTATGCCATTGGAAACATGATTTCGGAAGCTCTTAAGCAGGTTGGAAAAAAAGGTGTTGTCACAATTGAGAAAGGGAACAATACTGAAACCAGTCTAGAAGTCGTAGAAGGAATGCAGTTTGATCGTGGTTATTTGTCACCTTATTTTGTAACTGATCGACGAAAGAGGATTGTGGAGCTTCACAATTGTAAG TTGCTTTTGGTTGATAAAAAAATTACAAACCCGAAGGAGTTGGTAAAAATTTTGGAAAATGCAGTAAAGGAGAAATACCCGGTTTTGATAGTTGCAGAGGGCATTGAGCAGGATGCTTTGGCTCCAGTAATTAGGAACAAACTCAGGGGTGTCCTAAAGGTAGCTGCTATAAAAGCTCCATCTTTTGGGGAGCGCAAAAGCCATTGCTTAGATGACATCGCTATCTTGACTGGAG GAACTGTGATCAGAGACGACATGGGATTGACTCTTGAAAATGCCCATAAGGACTTGCTAGGAACTGCTTCAAAGGTGGTGATTACTAAGGACTCCACATTGATCGTTACTGATGGAAATACTCAAGCGGCTGTTATGAGGAGGGTTACTCAGATACAAAAGCTTGTTGAG AACACAGAAGAAAATTTCCAAAAGAAAATCTTGAATGAAAGAATTGCAAGATTATCTGGTGGTATTGCCATCATTCAG GTGGGAGCACAAACACAGGTTGAGTTGAAAGACAAACAACTAAGGATTGAGGATGCTCTCAATGCAGCAAGG GCAGCTACTGAGGAAGGAGTAGTAGTGGGTGGTGGCTGTTGTCTTCTGAGACTATCGATAAAGGTGGATGCTATCAAAGAAATGCTAGACAATGACGATCAGAAG ATAGGGGCTGATATTGTTAAAAGAGCACTATCATATCCTGCAAAACAGATAGCAAAGAATGCTGGTGTAAATGGGAACATAGCTGTAGAGAAG ATTTTGTCAGTCGATAACATGAAATATGGATATAATGTTGCAAGAGATAGATATGAAGATTTGATGGCTGCCAAAATTTTGGATCCTGCAAAG GTTGTTAGATGTTGCCTAGAGCATGCAGCAGCAGTTGCGAAGACTTTCCTAATATCTGATGCTGTTGTTATTGACATCCCCGAACCAGTATCCCGACACATGAGAAGACCACCAATGCCAACTTCAG GTTCAAGGCTCACTGATCTCACTGGTGGTGGAGCCAGAATATTCACTAAGGGAagtcaaaatataaagaatagCACACAAAGAATACAAGGGAATTCAACAATATAG
- the LOC104224390 gene encoding basic leucine zipper 43-like, with amino-acid sequence MIPSEAAAIHYFASENTSPLPLDFNFMHNNLPSLQFSRYLTNLPNYPTSLPVHDFNNMPPSCISGNSTSDEADEQQLRIIDERKKRRMISNRESARRSRMRKQRHLDELWSQVLRLRTENHNLIDKLNQVSDCHERVLQENAELKQEASDLRQMLTHLQINSPFPDLFDLDDVPCNTAHLKAESSNLSITPCTNLLH; translated from the coding sequence ATGATTCCATCAGAAGCAGCAGCAATTCACTACTTTGCTTCTGAAAATACTTCACCTCTTCCTCTTGATTTCAACTTCATGCACAACAATTTACCATCACTCCAGTTCAGCAGATACTTAACCAATCTACCAAATTATCCAACCTCTCTTCCTGTTCATGACTTCAATAATATGCCACCATCTTGTATCAGCGGTAACTCTACGTCTGATGAAGCGGACGAGCAGCAACTTAGGATCATCGACGAGAGAAAGAAGCGAAGGATGATATCTAATAGGGAATCAGCAAGAAGATCAAGGATGAGGAAACAAAGACACCTTGATGAACTATGGTCTCAAGTTCTTCGTCTTAGGACGGAGAATCATAATTTGATCGATAAGTTAAACCAAGTCTCGGATTGTCATGAAAGAGTTCTTCAAGAAAATGCAGAGTTAAAACAAGAGGCTTCCGACCTTCGTCAGATGCTTACACATCTCCAAATTAACAGTCCTTTCCCTGATTTATTCGACCTCGACGATGTTCCATGCAACACTGCTCATCTCAAAGCTGAATCATCAAACCTATCCATCACTCCTTGCACAAATTTGCTTCACTGA